In Canis lupus baileyi chromosome 15, mCanLup2.hap1, whole genome shotgun sequence, one genomic interval encodes:
- the PURG gene encoding purine-rich element-binding protein gamma isoform X2, translating into MERARRRGGGGGRGRGGKTVGGSGLSKSRLYPQAQHSHYPHYAASATPNQAGGAAEIQELASKRVDIQKKRFYLDVKQSSRGRFLKIAEVWIGRGRQDNIRKSKLTLSLSVAAELKDCLGDFIEHYAHLGLKGHRQEHGHGKDQASRRRQKHAAPSPPVSVGSEEHPHSVLKTDYIERDNRKYYLDLKENQRGRFLRIRQTMMRGTGMIGYFGHSLGQEQTIVLPAQGMIEFRDALVQLIEDYGEGDIEERRGGDEDPLELPEGTSFRVDNKRFYFDVGSNKYGIFLKVSEVRPPYRNTITVPFKAWTRFGENFIKYEEEMRKICNSHKEKRMDGRRASGEEQECLD; encoded by the coding sequence ATGGAAAGAGCCAGGCGaaggggaggcggcggcggccgcggccgcgGCGGCAAGACTGTAGGGGGCTCTGGCCTAAGCAAGAGTAGACTCTATCCCCAGGCCCAGCACTCCCACTACCCCCACTACGCGGCTTCAGCCACCCCTAATCAGGCCGGGGGCGCAGCCGAAATCCAGGAGCTGGCCTCCAAACGAGTGGACATCCAGAAAAAGAGGTTTTACCTAGACGTAAAGCAAAGCTCCCGGGGCCGGTTCCTAAAGATAGCCGAAGTCTGGATAGGGAGAGGCCGGCAGGACAATATCAGAAAGAGTAAACTGACTCTGTCCCTGTCTGTGGCAGCGGAGCTGAAGGACTGTCTAGGGGACTTCATCGAGCATTACGCCCACCTGGGCCTGAAAGGCCACCGGCAGGAGCATGGCCACGGCAAAGATCAAGCCTCCAGGAGGAGACAGAAGCACGCGGCACCCTCCCCACCTGTCTCTGTAGGGTCCGAGGAGCACCCTCATAGTGTCCTCAAAACAGACTACATAGAAAGGGACAATAGGAAATATTATCTAGACCTAAAGGAAAATCAGCGGGGTCGCTTCCTAAGAATTAGACAAACCATGATGCGAGGGACTGGCATGATAGGTTATTTTGGTCACAGTTTGGGCCAAGAGCAGACTATTGTGCTCCCAGCACAAGGAATGATTGAGTTTCGAGATGCCTTGGTTCAGCTCATTGAAGACTATGGCGAAGGGGACATAGAAGAACGAAGAGGTGGAGATGAGGACCCACTTGAACTCCCAGAGGGGACTTCTTTCAGAGTGGACAATAAAAGGTTCTACTTTGATGTGGGCTCTAATAAATATGGAATTTTCCTGAAGGTAAGTGAGGTGAGGCCACCTTACCGTAATACTATTACTGTTCCATTCAAAGCTTGGACAAGGTTTGGGGAGAATTTTATCAAGTATGAAGAAGAGATGAGGAAAATTTGCAACAGccataaagaaaagagaatggatgGCAGAAGGGCCAGTGGTGAAGAACAAGAATGCCTCGACTAG
- the PURG gene encoding purine-rich element-binding protein gamma isoform X3: MERARRRGGGGGRGRGGKTVGGSGLSKSRLYPQAQHSHYPHYAASATPNQAGGAAEIQELASKRVDIQKKRFYLDVKQSSRGRFLKIAEVWIGRGRQDNIRKSKLTLSLSVAAELKDCLGDFIEHYAHLGLKGHRQEHGHGKDQASRRRQKHAAPSPPVSVGSEEHPHSVLKTDYIERDNRKYYLDLKENQRGRFLRIRQTMMRGTGMIGYFGHSLGQEQTIVLPAQGMIEFRDALVQLIEDYGEGDIEERRGGDEDPLELPEGTSFRVDNKRFYFDVGSNKYGIFLKLKLP, encoded by the coding sequence ATGGAAAGAGCCAGGCGaaggggaggcggcggcggccgcggccgcgGCGGCAAGACTGTAGGGGGCTCTGGCCTAAGCAAGAGTAGACTCTATCCCCAGGCCCAGCACTCCCACTACCCCCACTACGCGGCTTCAGCCACCCCTAATCAGGCCGGGGGCGCAGCCGAAATCCAGGAGCTGGCCTCCAAACGAGTGGACATCCAGAAAAAGAGGTTTTACCTAGACGTAAAGCAAAGCTCCCGGGGCCGGTTCCTAAAGATAGCCGAAGTCTGGATAGGGAGAGGCCGGCAGGACAATATCAGAAAGAGTAAACTGACTCTGTCCCTGTCTGTGGCAGCGGAGCTGAAGGACTGTCTAGGGGACTTCATCGAGCATTACGCCCACCTGGGCCTGAAAGGCCACCGGCAGGAGCATGGCCACGGCAAAGATCAAGCCTCCAGGAGGAGACAGAAGCACGCGGCACCCTCCCCACCTGTCTCTGTAGGGTCCGAGGAGCACCCTCATAGTGTCCTCAAAACAGACTACATAGAAAGGGACAATAGGAAATATTATCTAGACCTAAAGGAAAATCAGCGGGGTCGCTTCCTAAGAATTAGACAAACCATGATGCGAGGGACTGGCATGATAGGTTATTTTGGTCACAGTTTGGGCCAAGAGCAGACTATTGTGCTCCCAGCACAAGGAATGATTGAGTTTCGAGATGCCTTGGTTCAGCTCATTGAAGACTATGGCGAAGGGGACATAGAAGAACGAAGAGGTGGAGATGAGGACCCACTTGAACTCCCAGAGGGGACTTCTTTCAGAGTGGACAATAAAAGGTTCTACTTTGATGTGGGCTCTAATAAATATGGAATTTTCCTGAAG